AAGGTCAAACTGAAGAAAGTAGTTTTATCGTATATTGTGTGCACATGCACAGAACAATCTCAAGTCAGTTGATCAATTTCAATTTGTGGATACAATTGAAACTCTTCAGTACATCCGGCTGATTTCGTTGGGTAGTCTGTCTTATCttttccatcttaggctgcatcatcacttaccaccagatgggATTGCAATCAAGAGTCAGGCTAAGGTTTCTGATGAAGTTCATCAACATATAAAATTGCAGTGCATAGTAGGCTTTAGTTTGTGttgataaaaaaagaaaagacttTACCTCCCGCACGCTCTTAAGGTTGGGATAGCCCCATGTGATGTAAGGCTCGGCAATACGAAGCATGTTCACTGTGGCTTTGTTCAGTTTGATGAAAACACCATTGTTGATTTGTCTTAGCCTGAACAGCTTGAGCACTTTGCGAACCTAGAATAAAATCATCTTAGATAAAAATAGATATGGTAATGTATATaacattgtaaaaaatattacagtacTAGTTGGTGCCCATAAATCAGACTTTCAAAATCCTTTGGGAACTTTGGAGTTTCCGGAATAAAGAGTAGCTAGAGTTACTTTCCAGATCTCATTATAtcgatgcaaaaaatcacgcatatcgccgttgcagcgtgattgaagaacaaacaagcacactaatcgcatttataatatgggtaaagTTGTTTCAAGAGGTTTCATTCGGTTTTTTTTGCTACTCCTGTAAATTTCGTTCAATTACACTGTTTTGTTCTAATCCCAGCTCCTAAAATAACAATCAAAAAGTGAAATGCCTCTTACCTTAGGTGAGACCTGATTGATACCACGGATACGCATAACAAATGCAAGCTTGGCTTCACCGGGTACATAGTAGTTGCCTCTGTTGCGTGCCTGGAATTATTCATACATATTCATGCTAAATAAACAAAGTCAAAGATTGTGACTTTTTTTGGTTGAATTCAGTCAAACCATATGGGTGATGAGATGGGTAACATTAAATTTCATGTTATTTCCAGCAGTTTTTAGACTCACCTGTCTTACTAGTCTGATTTCATCACGCTCCTTAATGCGGTATTCCTTAACATACTGTTCAGCCCGTTTGAAGATTTCCTTCTTTTTCTTGATGGCAGCTGAACGCCGTTTGATTGTAACCTgaaaacaatgtttttttttattactgtaCAGTACAAAGTAGATTTATAAAGTATAAAGTAGATAAAATAGCAGCTCATTCATACTAATTCTGGGCATGTCTCTTTGGTGATGCGGCTATGCAGTGCTATAGGGCCTTATGAAACGTTAACTGACTccgatttattataattatcacGATCATGTATTTTCAGATAGCATGTGGCTTTATCTTTCATAAGATGATTACCACCTACCTACCATGTAAAGTATTACATGGTAGGATAGAGAATATCATGTAGTGTGTACAATATGATGTAACCTAAATAGTTATTGCTACCTAAATATTCCTAGATGTAACAACTTATCATCTGTTCATTACCAAGATTATACTATTTATGTATACAATGtttcttgcaaataaataaatacaaatgcaaAGAACAGCACCATTTGTATCTAAAATCATTCAGTACAATGTAAAATATAGTgtaatgtatttttttgtgttCACAATTCTGGATTCTAGTTTTGTTGCCTAGGTCTAGTTTTACAGGCATTCTTTaaagaattatagataaatacctGAATGCGGCGAGCGCGTAGAGCCTCTCTGCGTTTGCGGTGCTTGAGCACTGACTCTGGAACAGCGGGGAGCTTCTTGCTGTCTTCCTTACCCTTTGCTACCTTCTTCTCGGCCGGAGCCGTCTTCTCCGTTATCGCCACCATTGTGCTAAATTGGTtaattgatattataattagataATTGATATGGATAGCTGGTATAATTCATACTGGAGGTTAACACCTGTTTAACTGCCACTCACAAATAAAATACCATTGGTAGCAGAACAAGTTGCGAGTGAAGTTAGCAGGAGGTGTAAACCCACGAGTTTGGCATAAGAACAGGGTAAATACAGCAAGTTAATGATGATAAAATTCACTTGATGAACTTGTAGGTTGAGTAAACAAgctttatgtaggtattaaattTATAGAAATCTTGAGCTACTAGAACGAACAGCTACTTTtgtttactatatttatatggTATTGTTTTCTCATGAATTGCTGACAAGTGCAAGTAGTAATAGCATGCATTTTAGAGGTTAGAAAACTTGTCAATAGAAAATACAGAAACCCTTAAACGTCCAAAAAAAATCCTACATAATCAAAGTGagctttgagatatttaaaGCACATCCTATAgatttatctaataaaatataaacagtaACCAAGGTGGTTGGCACGCAGGACAGTAAGCACTTGGTATAACTTGCACTTTTCACAAATTTCGTGAActctatatttataatatcattatgttgttatttcttattaaaatattgtcaGACTAGTACTAAATAAGataggtaatatttaaaaatttaacaacCTGCGAGGCAAAACTCCACGCGGCACGTGTGTCAAATTTTAGAAAGAAAGACAGAGACACGACAGAGAAACCATAGACTTCTGAAGTTCCGGTAGTCGCCATATTGAAGATTTGCAACTGGCaacatttattaatattctatTGGTGGTCTGTGCTCTAAAGTTTGAATGAATCATGAATAACTAACTACCTAGgtagtaattataatagaatataagtatttttattcaattagacttttacaagcgtttttgaatcgtcaaaataatttaccatcaAGAAATACTTACACTGATTATTTTCATCAATTGAAAACAAGAAGGTTTTGCTAAAAATTAGGTATAGATATGGGTTAGTTCACTTAGTTGGTTAGATAAGGCTAAATCAATGGCTATCATATCTATGGGCTAAATATAAAATGTCTATGCTAAATACCTAAGCCTTTGATATTATGCTATAATTACAGTTTCCATAACAACAAGTAAATAAATCGAAAGTTTTTGA
The window above is part of the Maniola jurtina chromosome 5, ilManJurt1.1, whole genome shotgun sequence genome. Proteins encoded here:
- the LOC123865257 gene encoding 60S ribosomal protein L7, translated to MVAITEKTAPAEKKVAKGKEDSKKLPAVPESVLKHRKRREALRARRIQVTIKRRSAAIKKKKEIFKRAEQYVKEYRIKERDEIRLVRQARNRGNYYVPGEAKLAFVMRIRGINQVSPKVRKVLKLFRLRQINNGVFIKLNKATVNMLRIAEPYITWGYPNLKSVRELIYKRGFAKVNGQRVPISSNKIIEDKLGKNNIICVEDLIHEIFTVGDKFKYASNFLWPFKLNNPTGGWRKKTIHYVDGGDFGNREDKINELLKRMV